From a region of the Mesotoga sp. Brook.08.105.5.1 genome:
- the clpP gene encoding ATP-dependent Clp endopeptidase proteolytic subunit ClpP, whose amino-acid sequence MDINMAPFVPYVVEDRGRGERIFDIYTKLLSERIVFLGWPIDDEVSNIVVAQLLFLESQDPEKDISLYINTPGGSITSGLAIYDTMQYVKPDISTICIGMAASMGAILLAGGTKGKRFALPNSRVMIHQPFGGAEGVAKDIEIRAKEILYLRDELNKILAKHTGQSIKKIEKDADRDFFMSSAEAVEYGMIDKVIEQKTKEKAEE is encoded by the coding sequence ATGGACATAAACATGGCACCTTTCGTCCCTTACGTAGTTGAAGACAGAGGGAGGGGTGAAAGAATCTTTGATATTTACACTAAACTGCTTTCAGAAAGAATAGTCTTTCTCGGGTGGCCCATCGATGATGAAGTTTCAAATATAGTCGTGGCTCAACTCCTCTTCCTTGAATCTCAAGACCCCGAAAAGGACATAAGTCTATACATAAACACCCCGGGTGGTTCGATAACTTCCGGATTGGCGATATACGACACAATGCAGTATGTAAAGCCCGACATCTCTACGATTTGCATTGGGATGGCAGCCTCGATGGGCGCGATATTGCTTGCCGGAGGAACAAAGGGAAAGAGATTTGCGCTACCTAACTCAAGGGTAATGATTCACCAGCCTTTCGGTGGTGCAGAGGGAGTAGCCAAAGACATCGAAATCCGGGCGAAGGAGATTCTTTACCTGAGGGACGAACTGAATAAAATCCTTGCCAAACACACTGGACAATCAATAAAGAAGATAGAGAAAGATGCCGACAGAGACTTCTTCATGAGTTCTGCCGAAGCTGTCGAGTATGGGATGATAGACAAGGTAATCGAACAAAAGACGAAAGAAAAAGCAGAAGAATGA
- a CDS encoding DUF370 domain-containing protein produces MDHVVNVGFESFVVRDRILAVLPIESSAVRRLKQLGMETGKIVNLTFGKRTKAVLITDSGHVIFSFLPPKRIIEKLFNN; encoded by the coding sequence GTGGATCACGTTGTCAACGTCGGTTTCGAGTCCTTTGTTGTAAGGGATAGGATTCTCGCCGTTCTTCCTATCGAAAGCTCAGCTGTTCGGCGTCTTAAGCAGCTCGGCATGGAGACAGGCAAGATCGTCAACCTGACTTTCGGAAAGAGAACGAAGGCCGTATTGATAACAGACAGCGGTCACGTAATTTTCTCCTTTCTTCCGCCAAAGAGAATTATAGAAAAACTCTTCAATAATTAG